Below is a window of Culturomica massiliensis DNA.
TCCGTGGCAACCATACTCAAATCATTACGTATCAGGTCGACAATCGTATAATGCTCCGACGTCTCCTTATAATCTTCCAGTATCACCCGCTCTGCATCCGGTATCGATGCATCGATCGTTCCCTTCATCGGATAAGAAGCAATCCGCCCTTCCTGTATCCGCACGAAAGTTTCCGGAGAAAAACACACAAACCGCCCCGGCACCCACAACCGGTAACGAGCCCGGCTATACCGAAAAATATCCGCTAAACTTAAATCCGTCGTCACCTCCGTTCTCACGGTCAAATTAGCAAGAAATGAATCCCCCCGTAACAAGCCCTGACGGATAATCCCGAACTTTTGTTCATACGCTTCATAAGTCAACGGCTTCCGGGAAAAAGAAAAATCCCGGTCCGGAAGAACAACCGGATAAGCAGCATTCGTCACCCCTCCGATTTGCCACAACACTTCCTGTTGTGCAATAGGCATACGATAGAAAAAGCCTTCTTCTTGTTCATAATCTACTCCGAACAAAAAAGGACATCCGGCTTTGCCGGCCTCATTCATCAACTGTTTTACTTCAATCGCTGGAATCATAAAGACAAAATAAAGCCATCAGCACCGATTTTCCAACAACAACGCCTTTTATCTTCTTCAGATA
It encodes the following:
- a CDS encoding aminodeoxychorismate synthase component I is translated as MIPAIEVKQLMNEAGKAGCPFLFGVDYEQEEGFFYRMPIAQQEVLWQIGGVTNAAYPVVLPDRDFSFSRKPLTYEAYEQKFGIIRQGLLRGDSFLANLTVRTEVTTDLSLADIFRYSRARYRLWVPGRFVCFSPETFVRIQEGRIASYPMKGTIDASIPDAERVILEDYKETSEHYTIVDLIRNDLSMVATDVQVERFRYIDRLETTNGAILQVSSEIAGRLPEDYPAYLGDILFRMLPAGSISGAPKEATVKMIGKAEKEKRGFYTGVFGYFDGRDLDSAVLIRFIEEREGRRYFHSGGGITVNSRCEDEYREVLQKVYLPF